From the genome of Rubripirellula reticaptiva:
TAGGCCGAATCCAATAACATGAACTCCAACAAGTCTTTGGTTGCTGGTGTGGTGTAGATCGGGCCTGTAAACCCGGCCTTGGTCAGCTTTGGCAGCAAGCCGCTGTGATCGATGTGGGCGTGTGTGAGGACAAGGAACTCGACCTTGGTCGCGTCGAACGGGAACGGCACTAAGTTCAATTCTTGTGTCGTTCGGTTGCCTTGGAACAGACCACAGTCCACCAGGAACGTTGATGATTCGGAGTGGATGTGACTGCAAGATCCCGTTACGGTTCCGGCTGCTCCGCAGAATTTCAACGTGGCCATAAGTTGCTCAGTAGGAAGGCTAGTAAAGTCGTCTTAGAAATGGATCATCAGTGTAGTGCAAATCGATGTCGCCAAGGCGGCGGACTTTGGCTAGGGAACGTCGCGAGAAATCTGGTGACAGGATTTGCAGTCCGATTTGATTTCACGAAAGACCCTCGATGCGGTGGTTGTGTTGGTTGGTCCTGACCTGAGGATGTCTTCCAGTTTCTTGGCGTTGGAGAGCGATCGGTTGAGTAGCTGAATGTATTCGGCAGATCGATTGCTGGATGAATCGTCACGAAACGTCTCGTCAAAACATTCCTTCAACATCAATGCTTGTTGAGTCGGATTGAGATTGGCTTGATTCTCCCAGCCTGACGATTCGGTCAAACTGAGCGAGTCAAAAATCTCTTGGAGTTTGACCATTTGCGTAGCCAAGGCAGGCGGCGCTTCGAAGGCTTGGAATTCAACGACCAGTGATTCCAAAACGTTGGGGGCGACGAGTTGTGTGCGAGCAACCGTTTGATGCAACCCTTGGTAGTCGGGGCTGGTGCCCGCGGTCTTCAAAAATTCGACGCCAGCTTCATGGTCGATTCGTCCTGCGGCGATGCAGGCGGATGCGGCAGCGGCGGGCGAGCGATGCTTGCCGTGATGGCAGTGAATGTAAACTGGGCCAGGCAGGTCGGTGATCGCTTTGGCGAGTTGTAGAACTCGGCTGGAATCGATGCCATCGTACCCGTGCGGAAGATGGATATAGCGAAGCCCGGCACGCCGAGCCGCTTCGACATCCGGCTTAGCACTATCCACACTGATGATCGTGCGAACCCCGATCTTATGCAGCTCGGCAAAGCCCTGGGCGCCATCCGGAAGTCCTCCGGAAATGACTTGGTCGTCAATCCGAAATGCGTTTGGCAGTGAGGTGATCGAGAGCGCGATCGGATCGGCGGCATCCAAGCGACATGTTAGCGCGTGGCACAGGATCAGAGAAAAGCCAGCGATCAAGGGGAGTGTCTTGCACATCACCGAATTATAGACACTTTGACGGTGACCAGATGCCGAGTGCCACCGCAAAAAGATTCAGCTTAGCGTGCCAGCTTCAACCTGGTTAAGGTGCCCTTAGGATGGTTCTCGCCGCGCCGGTCGCCCATTCTTTTTGGCCTGCAACAAAGCCTCGGATGATTAATGGGCCGACCGTTCCAACTGGCAAACGAAACTTGGTCGTTGCCGGCTGATTGGCGGTCATGTCCATGCTCAGTTTGGCCACGGTCGTTTCGTTCGGGTCACCATCGATCGCCGCACCAAGCGGACGGTCGATCGAAACGCAAAGCTGGCCTGCAATTGGACTGGTCGAAACCACTTCGACAACGTCGCCCAGCGCGTGACTGGCCGCAACGGACATGGTCATCGGCTGGGGATGGTGCATCGACAGCATCGGGTCGCCGATCAAATTATACAGCAGCATGTGTTCGCGGCGCTCGTCCACCAAGACCGTTCCGGCCGGGCTGATCATCGTGGCGAGCGCGTCGATCATCATTCGCGAGTTTGCATTCGCGTCGGACGTTTGCGTTTCGCTAACCCGATGCATTTCGCCGAGCGCACTGAGCCATGCATCACCGAGTCGCGGCAATTGTTGAGCAAAAACGCCGTCGATCAAGCCGACCGCTGCGGTTGTGTTTCCGTAGGGCATGGTCACTCGGCTGCCCGCGACAACGGCGACGGGGCCACCATCGGTCAACCACATTTCTTCGGCGATCGAATCTTCAGGAGCATCCATCGCGCCGGTGTAACAGGCCAGTAGGACTGCGATCGGCGAGGCGCCGTCGGGGCGTGACAGTCGCGCGGCACTGTTGCGATCCAGCACTGGAATTCCGGCTTCGGTTTGGGGAAAACGATCCAGTTCGGTGACTTGTCCATGACCTGCGTAGACCCAGAACCGTGCGCCTCGCTGGTAGTTGTTCAATATGCAATCGGTAAACGAGGCGCCGACCGGGCAAAACGGATGACCGTCACTGGCATAGGCGACTCGTGTCCTGGTTGCCATCGGCAAGACACTGGTGACAACGGTGCGCGTGACCGACTCGATCGCTGCGTCAGCCATCATGCCAAACCCGCCCACTCCGCCGACCAATTGGACTTCGGAACGCCACGTGCCAAAGTCGATGCTGTTCTCATAGGCAAGGATGCGTTTGACCGCGCGGCGAAGTTCTTCGGCCGTGTCGACCGGCAGCCGGCCTACCACTGCTTCGGGTAATCCGTCGCCGTCAAAATCGCCGTACAAAAGGTCGCTGGATAATGTGGGCGTTGACCCCCACTTCGCGGTCACCGTTGTCGGTTGATACTCGATCGGGATGCGCCGCGCCGGATCGCACCGAG
Proteins encoded in this window:
- a CDS encoding protein-tyrosine phosphatase family protein — translated: MCKTLPLIAGFSLILCHALTCRLDAADPIALSITSLPNAFRIDDQVISGGLPDGAQGFAELHKIGVRTIISVDSAKPDVEAARRAGLRYIHLPHGYDGIDSSRVLQLAKAITDLPGPVYIHCHHGKHRSPAAAASACIAAGRIDHEAGVEFLKTAGTSPDYQGLHQTVARTQLVAPNVLESLVVEFQAFEAPPALATQMVKLQEIFDSLSLTESSGWENQANLNPTQQALMLKECFDETFRDDSSSNRSAEYIQLLNRSLSNAKKLEDILRSGPTNTTTASRVFREIKSDCKSCHQISRDVP
- a CDS encoding C25 family cysteine peptidase yields the protein MTFSRIIFGLTILIGCAMIETDHAVAVDAVVVCPDVFRADLQPWLNYREQEGLSIVVVDSAERPDDVRDMIRRAADDATRYIVLVGDAPVIGTRCDPARRIPIEYQPTTVTAKWGSTPTLSSDLLYGDFDGDGLPEAVVGRLPVDTAEELRRAVKRILAYENSIDFGTWRSEVQLVGGVGGFGMMADAAIESVTRTVVTSVLPMATRTRVAYASDGHPFCPVGASFTDCILNNYQRGARFWVYAGHGQVTELDRFPQTEAGIPVLDRNSAARLSRPDGASPIAVLLACYTGAMDAPEDSIAEEMWLTDGGPVAVVAGSRVTMPYGNTTAAVGLIDGVFAQQLPRLGDAWLSALGEMHRVSETQTSDANANSRMMIDALATMISPAGTVLVDERREHMLLYNLIGDPMLSMHHPQPMTMSVAASHALGDVVEVVSTSPIAGQLCVSIDRPLGAAIDGDPNETTVAKLSMDMTANQPATTKFRLPVGTVGPLIIRGFVAGQKEWATGAARTILRAP